A single Paratractidigestivibacter faecalis DNA region contains:
- a CDS encoding Nramp family divalent metal transporter — translation MEPQGQAPKTQAAAADTQKPERRHLDPKRVLAAMGPGMVAALAGADAGGVATYSSAGALFGYGQLWTVPVMCLLLIVAQETAARMGCVTGKGFASLIREQFGVRMSTLAMLALLISNTTVTLSEFAGIASGFALFGIPAYVSVPIAAVAIWALTMSGSYHRIEKILLLISCAFVTYVVAGVMVGPDWGDALNATLIPRFSTDPQYFSVLVANVGTTIAPWMIFLAQSNVVEKNAHAEDLPYQRIDTVTGSVVASAISWFIILTTGAVLFPAGIAVNGAEDAASALAPLVGPYAEALFGAGLVGASFLAACVLPGITSSAICEAFGWERGADRSWQEAPVYRGIITAIIFLSAVIVIVPNVNLFGIMMLAQVINGVLLPVLLVFMVLIAGDRHVMGRFANGRIWNGLTWFTIIAVVILTIVMFVLQAMGM, via the coding sequence ATGGAGCCGCAGGGCCAGGCGCCAAAGACGCAGGCGGCCGCGGCCGACACGCAGAAGCCGGAGCGCAGGCACCTTGACCCCAAGCGTGTGCTCGCGGCCATGGGCCCGGGCATGGTGGCGGCCCTTGCCGGCGCGGACGCCGGCGGCGTGGCGACCTACTCGAGCGCCGGCGCCCTCTTTGGCTACGGCCAGCTCTGGACCGTGCCGGTCATGTGCCTTCTGCTCATCGTGGCGCAGGAGACCGCCGCCCGCATGGGCTGCGTCACCGGCAAGGGCTTTGCCTCGCTCATCCGCGAGCAGTTCGGCGTGCGCATGAGCACGCTGGCAATGCTTGCGCTTCTTATCTCCAACACCACGGTCACGCTCTCTGAGTTCGCGGGCATTGCCTCGGGCTTTGCCCTCTTTGGCATCCCCGCCTACGTCAGCGTGCCCATTGCGGCGGTGGCCATCTGGGCGCTCACCATGAGCGGCTCCTACCACCGCATCGAGAAGATCTTGCTTCTCATCAGCTGCGCCTTCGTGACCTACGTGGTCGCCGGCGTCATGGTGGGTCCCGACTGGGGAGACGCCCTCAACGCCACGCTTATCCCGCGCTTCTCCACCGACCCGCAGTACTTCAGCGTGCTGGTGGCAAACGTCGGCACCACCATCGCGCCTTGGATGATCTTCCTGGCCCAAAGCAACGTCGTCGAGAAGAACGCGCACGCAGAGGACCTTCCCTACCAGCGCATTGACACCGTAACCGGCTCCGTTGTGGCCAGCGCCATCTCCTGGTTCATCATCCTCACCACCGGCGCCGTGCTCTTCCCCGCCGGCATTGCGGTCAACGGCGCCGAGGACGCGGCCAGCGCTCTGGCGCCGCTCGTGGGCCCCTACGCCGAGGCGCTCTTTGGCGCCGGCCTGGTGGGCGCGAGCTTCCTGGCCGCCTGCGTGCTGCCGGGCATCACGTCCAGCGCCATCTGCGAGGCCTTTGGCTGGGAGCGCGGCGCAGACCGCAGCTGGCAGGAGGCCCCGGTCTACCGAGGCATCATCACCGCAATCATCTTCCTGTCCGCGGTCATCGTCATCGTGCCCAACGTCAACCTCTTTGGCATCATGATGCTGGCCCAGGTCATCAACGGCGTGCTGCTACCGGTGCTTCTGGTCTTCATGGTGCTCATCGCCGGGGACCGCCACGTCATGGGCAGGTTTGCCAACGGCCGCATCTGGAACGGCCTCACGTGGTTCACCATCATCGCCGTGGTCATCCTGACCATCGTGATGTTCGTGCTGCAGGCCATGGGGATGTAG
- a CDS encoding magnesium transporter, with the protein MIYLSQLMGNPVYAADGEKIGTVSDLGIATGEVFPRVTSLAFKGPGRTPFMISWRKYVDTYDEKEIHLKVPAVEIRFSYLQPDEVLIARDILNKQIVDTRGMRVVRVNDLKLSDTSSTQLRLLGAEVGARGILRSLSPALEHVALKVARTFGHPIPERIIAWSYMDLVERDLSNVKLSVSHKTLDDMHPADIADIIERLDPRLRGQVFAQLDDEQRAGAMAEFDDDAMAAELMGGMNEREASRMLSEMDPDDAAELVSELDYDKAEKLLRLMGVQEQRAIRQLLGYREDTAGRIMTSEFAALPEGKTVADAVELLRGLDEDFESVRYVYLSDEDNKLSGVVTLNSLIVSEPQTPLADICTREVITASPEDDQEDVAEDIAKYNLLAMPVVADDGHLLGIVTVDDALDVLEEEHAEDLQIAGGIASDDESAHGGDLLWLLRRNAWFFIWMVGAGLFVALSHLTPAFQAPLHEVLLVCSALPIALVLADDSVSYVTNFFLENDPDDEDSPSMLGFTIKSLALGIAFATLVVLVEMALDSVVTAAAGASMPKPLHAGFIAAAIAVLVAFVLCPVWLLVLRKRDEKNEDTSGFALSVAAMVIACLVFCFAVGQLANVMGILGVFA; encoded by the coding sequence ATGATCTATCTCTCCCAGCTCATGGGAAACCCGGTCTACGCCGCAGACGGCGAGAAGATCGGCACCGTCTCTGACCTCGGCATTGCCACGGGCGAGGTCTTCCCGCGCGTCACGAGCCTTGCCTTCAAGGGCCCGGGCCGCACGCCCTTCATGATCTCCTGGCGCAAGTACGTGGACACGTACGACGAGAAGGAAATCCACCTCAAGGTGCCCGCCGTCGAGATTCGCTTCTCGTACCTGCAGCCCGACGAGGTCCTCATTGCCCGGGACATCCTCAACAAGCAGATCGTGGACACCCGCGGCATGCGCGTCGTCCGCGTGAACGACCTCAAGCTCTCCGACACCAGCTCCACCCAGCTGCGCCTGCTCGGCGCCGAGGTGGGCGCGCGCGGCATCCTGCGCTCGCTCTCCCCCGCCCTGGAGCACGTTGCCCTCAAGGTGGCCCGCACCTTCGGCCACCCCATCCCCGAGCGCATCATTGCCTGGAGCTACATGGACCTGGTCGAGCGCGACCTCTCCAACGTCAAGCTCTCCGTCTCGCACAAGACGCTCGACGACATGCACCCGGCCGACATCGCCGACATCATCGAGCGCCTTGACCCGCGCCTGCGCGGCCAGGTCTTTGCGCAGCTTGACGACGAGCAGCGCGCCGGCGCCATGGCCGAGTTCGACGACGACGCCATGGCCGCCGAGCTCATGGGCGGCATGAACGAGCGCGAGGCCTCCCGCATGCTGTCCGAGATGGACCCGGACGACGCCGCCGAGCTCGTGAGCGAGCTGGACTACGACAAGGCCGAGAAGCTTCTGCGCCTCATGGGCGTCCAGGAGCAGCGCGCCATCCGCCAGCTGCTGGGGTACCGCGAGGACACCGCAGGCCGCATCATGACCTCCGAGTTTGCCGCCCTCCCCGAGGGCAAGACCGTCGCCGACGCCGTGGAGCTACTGCGCGGCCTGGACGAGGACTTCGAGAGCGTCCGCTACGTGTACCTCTCCGACGAGGACAACAAGCTTTCCGGCGTGGTCACGCTCAACAGCCTCATCGTGTCCGAGCCGCAGACCCCGCTGGCAGACATCTGCACGCGCGAGGTCATCACCGCCAGCCCCGAGGACGACCAGGAGGACGTGGCCGAGGACATCGCCAAGTACAACCTGCTCGCCATGCCCGTCGTGGCCGACGACGGCCACCTGCTGGGCATCGTCACCGTCGACGACGCGCTTGACGTCCTGGAGGAGGAGCACGCCGAGGACCTGCAGATTGCGGGCGGCATTGCCTCCGACGACGAGAGCGCCCACGGCGGAGACCTGCTGTGGCTCCTGCGCCGCAACGCCTGGTTCTTCATCTGGATGGTGGGCGCGGGCCTCTTCGTGGCCCTCTCTCACCTGACGCCGGCCTTCCAGGCGCCGCTGCACGAGGTCCTTCTGGTCTGCTCGGCACTGCCCATCGCGCTGGTACTGGCGGACGACTCGGTGAGCTACGTCACCAACTTCTTCCTCGAGAACGACCCAGACGACGAGGACTCCCCCTCCATGCTGGGCTTCACCATCAAGAGCCTTGCCCTGGGCATTGCCTTTGCCACGCTGGTGGTCCTGGTCGAGATGGCACTGGACAGCGTCGTCACGGCGGCCGCGGGCGCCTCAATGCCCAAGCCGCTCCACGCCGGCTTCATTGCCGCGGCCATTGCGGTGCTGGTTGCCTTCGTGCTCTGCCCCGTCTGGCTTCTCGTCCTGCGCAAGCGCGACGAGAAGAACGAGGACACCTCCGGCTTTGCCCTCTCTGTGGCGGCCATGGTCATTGCCTGCCTGGTCTTCTGCTTTGCCGTGGGCCAGCTTGCCAACGTCATGGGCATCCTTGGGGTGTTTGCGTAG
- a CDS encoding glycoside hydrolase family 3 protein yields the protein MLGSKRNAKKDAGQRDAGQEGQKRVRRRALGRRVVRVGSRVLAVAAVVGVVAANVAMALMGDTVESYLGGDKIEVTSEEKDATMQAGAQLAQRIEGEGLVLLKNDDEALPLPEGCTQVNVFGWASTQWVASGSGSGQVSGQTTDLLDALSEAGVSYNTQLADMYRSFCGERPYKSAGALSSRASEFCRLYEPSIYDKSCYSDDLLSNARKYSDTALVVISRTAGESIDCPRAQYKVDARGGVVDIDVTRSYLELSQEEEDLLRYVGKNYEHVVVLVNSTNAMELGELETTPGVDAALLVGCTGGEGTRAVVDALWGRTNPSGRTTDTYAYDLSTAASWANSGAMGEGIYTNGQGLYPADGTMNANVGVSEPYDAVRFCDYAEGIYVGYRWYETADAEGFWDGVSNQYGQGYDGVVQYPFGYGLSYTSFKWEVTGRSPGQGTTVGRKTDFSIRVKVTNTGDAAGRDVVQLYCTPPYSKGGIEKSAAVLVAYEKTRLLKPGETQEISLSFSMDDVASYDFDDADGDGFTGYELERGEYMVELRRDAHTVADCEFASTMLWIPRTIQCPDDIKTGAAVQNRFTGDSAWDGVSIDGSNSGAGITWLSRTDFAGTFPRRGDADREMAGNVAALNLYADGQALVEALSAEPDASVKTEYPLTTTSSESHLLSDDGELTELGRQLGLSYSDEAWDDLLDQVSIADMERIVLHGYISTGKIDGIGKPRTKEVDGPSQVGSFNQLSTGVAYPGATVLAQTWSKELAREYGRQVGLECATIGVDGWYAPSVNVHRTPLGGRNYEYYSEDPLVSGAMASQVVAGSKEAGTYCFVKHLVANSQDTYRDSLYEWMTEQTLREVYLPAFRMLARSGATGIMTSYNRLGATWAGGNAGLITDVLRGEWGFAGTVITDYADHHAYMNADQMLRAGGDLFMDGVFRNGAFEFGYTQSELSSAAAAGGEEATDAMTFAANLRRATKDVLYTWLNARATNLTYNQEAALDGSAQLTRPVKIPGVQYVSVALAWADLVCAVAVIRWAHRTWLRHRSRQAGAGEKNPER from the coding sequence TTGCTTGGGAGCAAGAGGAACGCCAAGAAGGACGCGGGCCAGAGGGACGCTGGTCAGGAGGGCCAGAAGCGCGTGAGGCGCCGGGCCCTCGGGCGGCGCGTGGTGCGCGTTGGGTCTCGCGTGCTGGCGGTGGCGGCCGTTGTCGGCGTGGTGGCCGCAAACGTGGCCATGGCCCTCATGGGAGACACCGTCGAGTCCTACCTGGGCGGCGACAAGATCGAGGTCACCTCGGAGGAGAAGGACGCCACCATGCAGGCCGGCGCCCAGCTTGCCCAGCGCATAGAGGGCGAGGGTCTGGTCCTTCTCAAGAACGACGACGAGGCCCTGCCCCTTCCCGAGGGCTGCACCCAGGTCAACGTCTTTGGCTGGGCCTCCACGCAGTGGGTGGCCTCCGGCTCCGGCTCCGGCCAGGTCTCGGGCCAGACCACGGACCTGCTGGACGCCCTCAGCGAGGCGGGCGTCTCGTACAACACGCAGCTTGCGGACATGTACCGTAGCTTCTGCGGCGAGCGCCCGTACAAGAGCGCGGGCGCCCTCTCAAGCCGCGCTTCGGAGTTCTGCCGCCTGTACGAGCCCTCCATCTACGACAAGAGCTGCTACTCCGACGACCTCCTGTCCAACGCGCGGAAGTACTCCGACACGGCGCTGGTGGTCATCTCGCGCACGGCGGGCGAGAGCATCGACTGCCCGCGCGCCCAGTACAAGGTGGACGCCCGCGGCGGCGTGGTGGACATCGACGTCACCCGCAGCTACCTGGAGCTCTCCCAGGAGGAAGAGGACCTGCTGCGCTACGTGGGCAAGAACTACGAGCACGTGGTGGTCCTGGTCAACTCGACAAACGCCATGGAGCTGGGCGAGCTCGAGACCACGCCCGGCGTTGACGCCGCGCTCCTGGTGGGCTGCACGGGTGGCGAGGGCACGCGGGCCGTGGTGGACGCGCTCTGGGGGCGCACCAATCCCTCCGGTCGCACGACCGACACGTACGCATACGACCTCTCCACGGCCGCGAGCTGGGCAAACTCCGGCGCCATGGGCGAGGGCATCTACACCAACGGCCAGGGCCTCTACCCCGCCGACGGCACCATGAACGCCAACGTGGGCGTCTCGGAGCCCTATGACGCCGTGCGCTTCTGCGACTACGCCGAGGGCATCTACGTGGGCTACCGCTGGTACGAGACAGCCGACGCCGAGGGATTCTGGGATGGTGTGAGCAACCAGTACGGCCAGGGCTACGACGGCGTGGTCCAGTACCCGTTTGGCTACGGCCTGAGCTACACCAGCTTCAAGTGGGAGGTCACGGGCCGCTCCCCTGGGCAGGGAACCACCGTCGGCCGCAAGACCGACTTCAGCATCCGCGTGAAGGTCACCAACACCGGTGACGCGGCCGGTCGCGACGTGGTCCAGCTCTACTGCACCCCTCCCTACAGCAAGGGCGGCATCGAGAAGAGCGCGGCGGTCCTGGTGGCCTACGAGAAGACCCGCCTGCTCAAGCCCGGCGAGACCCAGGAGATCTCGCTCTCGTTCTCCATGGACGACGTGGCCTCCTATGACTTCGACGACGCCGATGGGGACGGCTTCACCGGCTACGAGCTGGAGCGCGGCGAGTACATGGTGGAGCTTCGCAGGGACGCGCACACGGTTGCCGACTGCGAGTTTGCCAGCACCATGCTGTGGATTCCGCGCACCATCCAGTGCCCCGACGACATCAAGACCGGCGCCGCGGTGCAGAACCGCTTCACGGGAGACTCCGCCTGGGACGGCGTCTCCATCGACGGCTCCAACTCCGGCGCGGGCATCACGTGGCTCAGCCGCACGGACTTTGCGGGCACCTTCCCGCGCCGTGGTGACGCGGACCGCGAGATGGCGGGCAACGTCGCGGCGCTCAACCTCTACGCGGACGGCCAGGCCCTTGTCGAGGCGCTCTCCGCGGAGCCGGACGCCTCGGTCAAGACCGAGTACCCGCTGACCACCACGTCCAGCGAGAGCCACCTGCTCTCCGACGACGGCGAGCTCACGGAGCTTGGCCGCCAGCTGGGCCTGAGCTACTCCGACGAGGCTTGGGACGACCTTCTCGACCAGGTCTCCATTGCCGACATGGAGCGCATCGTGCTCCACGGCTACATCTCCACGGGAAAGATCGACGGCATTGGCAAGCCGCGCACCAAGGAGGTGGACGGTCCCTCGCAGGTGGGCTCGTTCAACCAGCTGAGCACCGGCGTGGCCTACCCGGGCGCCACTGTTCTGGCGCAGACCTGGAGCAAGGAGCTGGCGCGCGAGTACGGCCGCCAGGTGGGCCTTGAGTGCGCGACCATCGGCGTGGACGGCTGGTACGCGCCGAGCGTGAACGTCCACCGCACGCCGCTGGGCGGCCGCAACTACGAGTATTACTCCGAGGACCCGCTGGTCTCCGGCGCCATGGCGTCGCAGGTGGTGGCGGGCTCTAAGGAGGCCGGCACCTATTGCTTCGTCAAGCACCTCGTGGCAAACAGCCAGGACACCTACCGTGACTCCCTCTACGAGTGGATGACCGAGCAGACCCTGCGCGAGGTCTACCTGCCTGCCTTCCGCATGCTGGCCCGCAGCGGGGCCACGGGCATCATGACCTCGTACAACCGTCTGGGGGCAACCTGGGCGGGCGGAAACGCCGGCCTCATCACCGACGTGCTGCGCGGCGAGTGGGGCTTTGCCGGAACCGTCATCACCGACTACGCCGACCACCACGCCTACATGAACGCAGACCAGATGCTGCGTGCGGGCGGAGACCTCTTCATGGACGGTGTCTTCCGCAACGGCGCCTTTGAGTTTGGCTACACGCAGAGCGAACTCTCGTCTGCCGCGGCGGCGGGCGGGGAGGAGGCCACGGACGCCATGACGTTTGCGGCCAACCTGCGGCGGGCCACCAAGGACGTGCTCTACACGTGGCTGAACGCGCGCGCCACCAACCTGACCTACAACCAGGAGGCCGCGCTGGACGGCTCTGCTCAGCTCACACGCCCCGTCAAGATCCCGGGCGTGCAGTACGTGAGCGTTGCCCTTGCCTGGGCCGACCTCGTCTGCGCCGTCGCCGTCATCAGGTGGGCCCACCGAACCTGGCTCCGCCACCGCAGCCGCCAGGCCGGAGCTGGCGAGAAGAACCCGGAGCGGTAG
- the tadA gene encoding tRNA adenosine(34) deaminase TadA, which translates to MSDDEKYMRLALAEADAAAAEGEVPIGAVVVCDGQVVARAHNRRELDLDPSAHAEFSAMVEASRVLGRWRLSGCTVYVTLEPCLMCAGLMVNARIDRCVFGAADPKGGALGTLYDVSHDPRLNHEFEVTPGILADEAASQLRAFFRARREARKAAKAQAGAEAITDPTEQPAS; encoded by the coding sequence ATGTCCGACGACGAGAAGTACATGCGCCTGGCGCTCGCCGAGGCGGACGCCGCCGCGGCCGAGGGCGAGGTGCCCATCGGCGCCGTGGTGGTCTGCGACGGCCAGGTGGTCGCGCGCGCCCACAACCGCCGTGAGCTGGACCTTGACCCTTCGGCCCACGCGGAGTTCAGCGCAATGGTGGAGGCCTCGCGCGTCCTTGGCCGCTGGCGGCTCTCCGGCTGCACCGTCTACGTCACGCTGGAGCCCTGCCTCATGTGCGCCGGCCTCATGGTCAACGCCCGCATAGACCGCTGCGTCTTTGGCGCCGCAGACCCCAAGGGCGGCGCCCTGGGCACCCTCTACGACGTCAGCCATGACCCGCGGCTCAACCACGAGTTTGAGGTCACGCCCGGCATCCTTGCCGACGAGGCCGCAAGCCAGCTCCGCGCCTTCTTCCGTGCGCGCCGAGAAGCCCGCAAGGCCGCAAAGGCCCAAGCCGGCGCGGAGGCCATCACAGACCCGACGGAGCAGCCGGCCTCCTAG
- a CDS encoding LemA family protein has protein sequence MIVGIVIVALVVVLFFIWVSINNGIVQKNNKCDAAWQTIDAQLQRRNDLIPNLVETVKGYAAHESGTLEAVTAARNAVATATTPEAKMEASGQLTQALRGLLAVSEAYPDLKANANFSQLQADLTDTENKISYARMSYNDMVLDYNDAIQTFPGTLVAGSKYKPRTGFTVEDPAVRQAPQVKF, from the coding sequence ATGATTGTCGGAATCGTTATTGTCGCCCTGGTCGTAGTCCTGTTCTTCATCTGGGTGAGCATCAACAACGGCATCGTCCAGAAGAACAACAAGTGCGACGCCGCCTGGCAGACCATTGACGCGCAGCTCCAGCGCAGGAACGACCTCATCCCCAACCTGGTCGAGACTGTCAAGGGCTATGCCGCCCACGAGTCTGGCACCCTCGAGGCCGTGACCGCCGCCCGCAACGCCGTGGCTACCGCCACCACGCCCGAGGCCAAGATGGAGGCCTCCGGTCAGCTGACTCAGGCGCTGCGCGGGCTTCTGGCCGTCTCCGAGGCCTACCCTGACCTCAAGGCCAACGCCAACTTCTCTCAGCTGCAGGCCGACCTCACCGACACCGAGAACAAGATCAGCTACGCCCGCATGAGCTACAACGACATGGTCCTTGACTACAACGACGCCATCCAGACCTTCCCGGGCACGCTCGTGGCCGGCAGCAAGTACAAGCCGCGCACCGGCTTCACCGTGGAGGACCCGGCCGTCCGCCAGGCCCCGCAGGTCAAGTTCTAG
- a CDS encoding L-lactate permease: MLELLGMFVLALLPIIWLVVALCGLHMEAYKASVGALVVAVACALLGWQMSAVNVATAALEGFAMAIWPIVIVIIAAVFTYNLTVHTGAMETIKHMLCSVSSDKRVLTLLIAWCFGAFLEGMAGFGTAVAIPASMLVALGIQPVTAILACLIANGVPTMFGSIGIPTTTLASITGIDAIQLSTTQALQVFPFVIACPILIVMLVGGGTRALKGAWPVTLVAGLSFALPEIAAAHFIGPALTDVVAAVCSLVITFAFALFQKGAQAPEEYCLRASLSDDGINETVTEDVRAWSPFILIFVVLLLTSKLFPFINGPLSSIASTVNIYAGDPTATLTFTWINTPGVLIMLCGIVGGVIQKCPAPEMLQVFRDTCKQMSKTVVTMLGVLACAKIMGYSGMIVSIAAFFVGTLGAAYPVVAPLLGALGTFVTGSGTSSEVLFGNVQLQAASSIGADSTWLVAANSLGISAGKMLSPQNIAIGCAACGLVGKDGEILGKIAKYAFGFAIAMAALVFVGSLVLA; this comes from the coding sequence ATGCTCGAACTGCTGGGAATGTTCGTCCTTGCCCTTCTGCCCATCATCTGGCTCGTCGTTGCCCTGTGCGGCCTGCACATGGAGGCCTACAAGGCCAGCGTCGGCGCCCTGGTGGTGGCCGTTGCCTGCGCCCTGCTCGGCTGGCAGATGAGCGCCGTCAACGTGGCCACCGCCGCGCTCGAGGGCTTTGCCATGGCCATCTGGCCCATCGTCATCGTCATCATCGCCGCGGTCTTTACCTACAACCTCACGGTGCACACCGGCGCCATGGAGACCATCAAGCACATGCTGTGCTCCGTCTCAAGCGACAAGCGCGTCCTCACGCTACTCATTGCCTGGTGCTTTGGCGCCTTCCTGGAGGGCATGGCGGGCTTCGGCACCGCCGTGGCCATTCCGGCCAGCATGCTGGTGGCGCTGGGCATCCAGCCGGTGACGGCCATCCTGGCCTGCCTCATCGCCAACGGCGTGCCCACCATGTTCGGCTCCATCGGCATCCCCACCACCACCCTGGCCTCCATCACGGGCATCGACGCCATCCAGCTCTCCACCACCCAGGCGCTGCAGGTCTTCCCGTTCGTCATCGCCTGCCCCATCCTCATCGTGATGCTGGTGGGCGGCGGCACCCGCGCCCTCAAGGGCGCCTGGCCCGTCACGCTGGTGGCCGGCCTCTCCTTCGCGCTGCCCGAGATCGCGGCCGCGCACTTCATCGGCCCCGCCCTCACCGACGTGGTGGCCGCCGTGTGCTCCCTGGTCATCACCTTTGCCTTCGCGCTCTTCCAGAAGGGCGCCCAGGCGCCCGAGGAGTACTGCCTGCGCGCCAGCCTCTCCGACGACGGCATCAACGAGACCGTGACTGAGGACGTGCGCGCCTGGAGCCCGTTTATCCTCATCTTTGTGGTGCTGCTCCTGACCAGCAAGCTCTTCCCGTTCATCAACGGGCCGCTCTCCAGCATTGCCAGCACGGTCAACATCTATGCCGGCGACCCCACGGCCACGCTGACCTTCACCTGGATCAACACCCCGGGCGTGCTCATCATGCTCTGCGGCATTGTGGGCGGCGTCATCCAGAAGTGCCCCGCGCCCGAGATGCTCCAGGTCTTCCGCGACACCTGCAAGCAGATGAGCAAGACCGTCGTCACTATGCTTGGCGTCCTGGCCTGCGCAAAGATCATGGGCTACTCCGGAATGATCGTCAGCATAGCCGCGTTCTTCGTGGGCACGCTCGGCGCGGCCTACCCCGTGGTGGCCCCGCTGTTGGGCGCCCTGGGCACCTTCGTCACCGGCTCCGGCACCTCCAGCGAGGTGCTCTTTGGCAACGTGCAACTTCAGGCCGCCAGCTCCATCGGCGCCGACAGCACCTGGCTCGTGGCCGCAAACTCCCTGGGAATCAGCGCCGGCAAGATGCTGAGCCCGCAGAACATCGCCATCGGCTGCGCCGCCTGCGGCCTGGTGGGCAAGGACGGAGAGATCCTGGGCAAGATCGCCAAGTACGCCTTCGGCTTCGCCATCGCCATGGCCGCGCTGGTCTTTGTGGGCTCCCTCGTCCTGGCGTAA
- a CDS encoding class I SAM-dependent rRNA methyltransferase has product MKQARPYPQVVISRKAARSLKAGHPWVFEGEVVRAKPAADGTPLANGGVVDVFEENGTWQGAGLISQNSKIRVRMVTRNANDRIDEAFWARRVAWAWQHRRVAMGGRALPGCEPDTNCCRVLFSEADGMPGLIVDRYEHVLVTQVGTVGMELLRPVIYPLLLKTLREDGQDVRAIYERNDSPSRAKEGLDQYKGWWEGQGAEVPETPRIMVVENGLKFGLDIENSQKTGFFLDQKYNRRAVRELAGGRRMLDCFCHVGPFGLNAAAGGAEFVRCVDVSQTAIDLAAANARLNGLEATMDFTCANVLEYLPELARDRKRLREEGGPFDLIVLDPPAFTKSRGTVEHASKGYREINYAAMRLLPRGGYLATCSCSHFMTTELLKRAIADAAHQANVQLKQIEERQQAPDHPILWGAPETHYLDFLTFQVV; this is encoded by the coding sequence GTGAAGCAGGCGCGTCCGTATCCCCAGGTCGTCATCAGCAGAAAGGCGGCCCGCTCGCTCAAGGCCGGCCACCCGTGGGTCTTTGAGGGCGAGGTCGTGCGCGCGAAGCCGGCCGCGGACGGCACGCCCCTCGCTAACGGCGGCGTGGTGGACGTCTTTGAGGAGAACGGCACCTGGCAGGGCGCGGGCCTCATCTCGCAGAACAGCAAGATCCGCGTGCGCATGGTGACGAGAAACGCAAACGACCGCATTGACGAGGCCTTCTGGGCGCGTCGCGTGGCCTGGGCCTGGCAGCACCGCCGCGTGGCCATGGGCGGTCGCGCGCTGCCCGGCTGCGAGCCGGACACCAACTGCTGCCGTGTGCTCTTCTCCGAGGCGGACGGCATGCCCGGCCTCATCGTGGACCGCTACGAGCACGTACTGGTCACACAGGTGGGCACCGTCGGCATGGAGCTGCTGCGCCCCGTCATCTACCCGCTGCTGCTCAAGACGCTGCGGGAGGACGGCCAGGACGTCCGCGCCATCTACGAGCGCAACGACTCCCCGTCCCGCGCCAAGGAGGGCCTCGACCAGTACAAGGGCTGGTGGGAGGGCCAGGGCGCCGAGGTGCCCGAGACCCCGCGCATCATGGTGGTTGAGAACGGCCTCAAGTTTGGCCTGGACATAGAGAACAGCCAGAAGACCGGCTTCTTCCTTGACCAGAAGTACAACCGCCGTGCCGTGCGCGAGCTGGCCGGCGGCCGTCGCATGCTGGACTGCTTCTGCCACGTGGGACCCTTCGGCCTCAACGCGGCTGCGGGCGGGGCGGAGTTCGTCCGCTGCGTGGACGTGAGCCAGACGGCCATAGACCTGGCCGCCGCCAACGCCCGTCTGAACGGCCTTGAGGCAACCATGGACTTCACCTGCGCAAACGTTCTTGAGTACCTGCCCGAGCTGGCGCGCGACCGCAAGCGCCTGCGCGAGGAGGGCGGCCCCTTCGACCTCATCGTGCTCGACCCGCCGGCCTTCACCAAGAGCCGCGGCACCGTGGAGCACGCCAGCAAGGGCTACCGCGAGATTAACTACGCGGCCATGAGGCTGCTCCCGCGCGGCGGCTACCTAGCCACGTGCAGCTGCAGCCACTTCATGACCACCGAGCTGCTCAAGCGCGCAATCGCCGACGCCGCCCACCAGGCAAACGTGCAGCTCAAGCAGATCGAGGAGCGTCAGCAGGCGCCGGACCACCCCATCCTCTGGGGCGCACCCGAGACCCACTATCTGGACTTCCTCACCTTCCAGGTGGTCTAG